Proteins from a single region of Anastrepha ludens isolate Willacy chromosome 5, idAnaLude1.1, whole genome shotgun sequence:
- the LOC128863102 gene encoding ATP-dependent Clp protease proteolytic subunit produces MFRKPLQRCLKPVLEITSSKFRNIHLIPMVVEQTGRGERAYDIFSRLLKERIVCVMGPIHDDLSSLVVAQLLFLQSENFNKPIHMYINSPGGVVTAGLAIYDTMQYVKPPISTWCVGQASSMGSLLLTAGTSGMRYSLPNARIMIHQPSGGAQGQATDIQIQAEEIIKLKQQLINIYVKHTKQCYDTLQKSMERDNFMSPEEAKKMGLIDHVLEHPPETATEADTRTS; encoded by the exons gAAATCACGTCATCAAAATTCAGAAATATCCACTTGATTCCCATGGTTGTTGAGCAGACGGGTAGAGGTGAGCGTGCCTATGATATATTCTCGCGATTATTAAAAGAGCGTATAGTATGTGTCATGGGACCAATACATGACGATTTAAGTTCATTGGTTGTAGCACAACTTCTTTTCCTTCaatctgaaaattttaataagccaatacatatgtacataaattctcCGGGTGGAGTTGTAACAGCGGGCTTGGCCATATATGACACTATGCAGTACGTGAAACCGCCAATATCAACATGGTGTGTTGGTCAGGCAAGCTCCATGGGATCTTTACTTTTAACAGCAGGAACATCAGGAATGAGATATTCCCTTCCAAATGCTCGTATCATGATACACCAACCATCCGGAGGGGCGCAG GGACAAGCGACGGACATACAAATTCAGGCGGAGGAGATTATAAAGCTGAAACAGCAActgataaatatatatgtaaagcaCACAAAGCAATGCTATGATACTCTTCAAAAGAGTATGGAACGTGATAACTTTATGTCACCTGAAGAGGCAAAAAAAATGGGTTTGATTGACCATGTTCTTGAGCATCCTCCTGAAACGGCGACGGAAGCGGACACAAGAACTTCATAA